The following are encoded together in the Drosophila sechellia strain sech25 chromosome 3R, ASM438219v1, whole genome shotgun sequence genome:
- the LOC6607412 gene encoding titin isoform X1: MAGKLKICIIGAEGWGSAIAAVVSNNVLEGDFDSRVHLYVYDEMIRDTALSEIINTRHENFKYLPGIKLPNNLIAMNDLLEAAQNADILVFSTPLEFVQSFCNILSGNVKESAFAVSMTKGLLSENGEGIELVSHAIRESLDIPCYSMMSAHSAMEMAQGKLCEVTIGCSDNSHSKLLIAAMQTNNCRVISVNDVDGVELCGTLTDVVALGAGFIDGLGLGENARLAAVHLGVKEIMRFIKTFFPSSKMSTFYESCGVANAVASSLVDRNVTFAKSLITSGQTIEEIEANLHSGRKLLGPMVASNVNAFLENGLMQHEFPLFTAIHLICKSEAPPELMVEALRNHPDLSSSSILHLLKYEKDDLKTDQGLPKLRTALDRILAEAGNENFKQLKVMNDWTEVNDYDVEETYHEKVASQESCLETEIMPSRLSVQAARLYNDIREGNVGVAFKMDIDEGNRQVRLLLEKEDEMASDAAMTVISSRLSAGQEDDNVRMGHGHITNTSAESNHSKGIPSGLTTKDSPDVLDLSCESEPLHSAKQNSQQMEDAETNFTERLKVNQLKEQIDKQEAANFKAQENLIKSIRQTIQALGDKEKMENLIAKSKMEEDPFQLKSQVEGESSQLKSQVEGESSQLKSQVEGESLQLKSQMEEEAYEPRIQTEEEPSQIRSQLDEESAKLKSLMDEENRQLESEMQDERSLWKSSADKSEFVGYNAEEEQTIEEATDNQQYKLRSDSDKLKKLMFTDSGEPLESEKHIEMKLQDENDFDLDEEPAIGKKERTYTKENLELEEMLEWQKLKQTDKPHHLYSSAELEDSTTIEENSRLPIEHDDRFQNVDSYQDRELVQVRAENKEISGAESEKINLFSEQRPNQTQDEVNLRPHSDIKSGETGHHEWDWLMNNEKIDSDEKKFYANERMETLSESDQDKLQNLNYQLKEALQHDLDVMSASRSNESNEVLSEEDSNPEAAKTITEQPNNPTPNQIPAVPLPVTMPSKQSHIREGSPQFQNQPKSVPPPSPQTKPQSPKEQQPRRTNAPVEFGNKDEAMDPNESASDQEVPMRKKISKTEAVIEPVARDVSMPEPNESLHSKKESSPASLSKQESKRKQKMSLRKPSNDSDSVKTTSEFEKQRQIIENQKAQLERMSKKISVMRRGQDRRVSYKGHNPYSSDPDLESRPPMDTSFEKDRTGDYQGLGHQRRKVVVAPPFHPPINPRVRVPRPPFDGRDHEFHTMTTAPVDRHLAPAAKWSSMPTTLKLNRNSLVANIQVKHFAALTSQAMPKPILKMPMGVPRTILCALQLGLLASYLACRKD, translated from the exons ATGGCCGGAAAGTTGAAAATATGCATCATTGGGGCTGAGGGCTG GGGCTCGGCCATTGCCGCCGTCGTGAGCAACAATGTCTTGGAGGGAGACTTCGACAGCCGGGTGCATTTATATGTCTACGACGAAATGATTCGGGACACTGCCTTATCGGAGATCATAAACACTCGTCACGAAAATTTCAAGTATCTGCCTGGGATCAAGCTGCCCAATAACCTG ATCGCTATGAATGATCTTTTGGAAGCTGCCCAGAACGCAGATATTTTGGTATTTTCCACCCCGCTGGAGTTCGTGCAATCCTTCTGCAACATTCTGTCTGGTAATGTTAAGGAGTCGGCCTTTGCTGTTTCCATGACCAAAGGATTGTTGAGCGAGAATGGCGAGGGGATTGAGCTTGTATCGCACGCAATTCGCGAGAGTCTGGATATCCCGTGCTACTCCATGATGTCCGCACATAGTGCCATGGAGATGGCTCAGGGAAAGCTGTGTGAGGTGACCATCGGTTGCAGCGATAATTCTCATTCCAAGCTACTGATCGCTGCTATGCAAACCAATAACTGCAGAGTTATTTCTGTTAATGACGTTGACGGGGTGGAGCTGTGTGGAACGCTCACAGACGTCGTTGCCTTGGGAGCGGGTTTCATAGATGGTCTGGGTCTGGGTGAGAACGCACGGTTGGCAGCTGTTCACTTGGGTGTCAAGGAAATTATGCGGTTTATTAAGACGTTCTTTCCCTCCTCCAAAATGTCCACATTTTATGAGAGCTGTGGCGTGGCAAACGCGGTGGCTTCCAGCTTAG TCGATAGAAACGTCACATTTGCAAAGAGCCTAATAACATCAGGCCAAACCATTGAAGAAATAGAAGCAAACCTCCACAGTGGCCGCAAGCTTTTGGGCCCCATGGTGGCCAGCAATGTGAATGCATTTCTGGAGAATGGGCTTATGCAACACGA ATTTCCGCTTTTCACGGCCATCCATCTTATATGCAAAAGCGAGGCTCCGCCGGAACTGATGGTAGAAGCACTGAGAAACCACCCGGATCTAAG CAGTTCATCAATTTTACATTTACTGAAATATGAAAAGGACGATCTAAAAACGGACCAAGGCCTGCCCAAATTGAGGACTGCTTTAGATAGGATATTGGCCGAGGCGGGAAACGAAAACTTTAAGCAACTCAAGGTTATGAACGACTGGACAGAAGTAAACGATTACGACGTCGAGGAGACGTACCATGAAAAAGTGGCGTCACAGGAATCATGTCTTGAGACCGAAATTATGCCAAGTCGTCTGAGTGTGCAAGCTGCACGGCTCTATAATGATATACGGGAGGGGAATGTTGGGGTGGCCTTTAAAATGGACATCGATGAAGGCAATCGGCAAGTTCGGCTCTTGCTAGAGAAGGAAGACGAAATGGCTAGCGATGCAGCCATGACAGTAATTTCATCAAGATTGTCTGCAGGCCAAGAGGATGACAATGTCAGGATGGGCCACGGACACATAACGAACACTTCCGCGGAATCCAATCATAGCAAAGGCATTCCCAGTGGCTTGACTACGAAGGATTCGCCTGATGTCCTGGATCTGAGTTGCGAATCCGAGCCACTGCATTCGGCAAAACAAAATAGCCAGCAGATGGAAGATGCGGAGACAAATTTCACGGAGCGTTTAAAAGTGAATCAACTGAAAGAGCAGATTGATAAACAAGAAGCGGCAAATTTTAAAGCACAAGAAAATCTTATAAAATCTATCAGACAAACAATTCAAGCTCTCGGTGATaaagaaaaaatggaaaacctaATCGCAAAAAGCAAAATGGAGGAGGACCCCTTCCAACTGAAAAGCCAAGTTGAAGGAGAGTCTTCGCAACTGAAAAGCCAAGTTGAAGGGGAGTCTTCGCAACTGAAAAGCCAAGTTGAAGGGGAGTCTTTGCAACTGAAAAGCCAAATGGAAGAGGAAGCTTATGAACCAAGAATTCAAACAGAGGAGGAACCATCCCAAATTAGAAGCCAACTAGATGAAGAATCTGCTAAACTAAAAAGCCTAATGGACGAAGAAAATAGGCAGCTTGAAAGTGAAATGCAGGACGAGAGAAGCCTATGGAAAAGTTCGGCAGATAAATCCGAATTTGTTGGATACAACGCGGAGGAAGAGCAAACCATTGAAGAAGCAACAGATAACCAGCAGTATAAATTAAGATCAGATTCTGATAAGCTTAAAAAACTTATGTTCACCGATTCCGGGGAGCCCTTGGAGTCCGAGAAGCACATTGAAATGAAACTTCAAGACGAAAACGACTTTGATCTGGATGAGGAGCCAGCTATAGGAAAAAAAGAGCGTACTTATACCAAAGAGAACTTGGAGCTCGAGGAGATGCTCGAGTGGCAAAAACTAAAGCAAACAGATAAACCCCACCATCTTTATTCTTCAGCGGAACTGGAAGATTCAACTACCATTGAAGAGAACTCCAGGCTTCCGATAGAGCATGACGATAGATTCCAGAATGTGGATAGCTATCAGGATAGAGAACTCGTTCAAGTAAGGGCTGAGAATAAAGAGATTAGCGGAGCCGAGAGCGAAAAGATCAACCTTTTCAGCGAGCAAAGGCCGAATCAAACCCAAGATGAGGTTAATTTGCGCCCCCACAGCGATATCAAGTCCGGGGAAACTGGCCACCACGAGTGGGATTGGCTAATGAACAATGAAAAGATCGATTCCGACGAGAAGAAGTTTTATGCCAACGAGCGGATGGAAACACTTAGCGAATCTGACCAGGATAAGCTGCAGAATCTTAACTATCAACTAAAGGAAGCCTTGCAGCATGATTTGGATGTGATGTCCGCAAGCAGGAGTAACGAATCAAATGAGGTGCTGTCCGAGGAGGACTCCAATCCAGAAGCTGCTAAGACAATTACGGAGCAACCAAATAACCCCACTCCAAACCAAATTCCCGCAGTCCCCTTGCCAGTAACAATGCCTAGTAAACAATCTCATATCCGCGAGGGCAGTCCACAGTTCCAGAATCAACCTAAATCTGTTCCACCACCCTCGCCACAAACAAAACCACAGTCGCCCAAGGAACAGCAGCCTCGCCGCACAAACGCACCCGTTGAATTTGGGAACAAGGACGAAGCCATGGACCCAAATGAGTCAGCATCTGATCAAGAAGTCCCTATGCGTAAAAAGATATCAAAAACTGAGGCCGTGATTGAACCAGTCGCTAGGGATGTCTCCATGCCCGAGCCAAATGAGTCTTTACATTCTAAGAAGGAATCTTCACCAGCTAGTCTAAGTAAGCAGGAAAGCAAAAGGAAGCAAAAAATGAGCTTAAGGAAGCCATCTAATGATTCAGATAGCGTTAAGACAACGAGCGAATTCGAGAAGCAACGTCAGATTATAGAAAACCAGAAGGCACAGCTGGAAAGAATGAGTAAGAAGATCAGCGTTATGCGACGAGGTCAGGATCGCCGCGTTAGCTACAAGGGTCATAACCCATACAGCTCTGACCCGGACCTGGAGTCTAGGCCACCGATGGACACCAGCTTCGAAAAGGACAGAACGGGGGATTACCAGGGACTGGGCCATCAGCGTCGCAAAGTAGTCGTGGCGCCGCCCTTCCATCCGCCTATCAATCCACGAGTACGCGTGCCACGACCACCTTTCGATGGACGGGATCATGAGTTCCACACGATGACTACCGCGCCAGTGGACAGACACCTTGCTCCGGCAGCTAAATGGTCGTCTATGCCCACGACTCTGAAGCTGAATCGCAACTCACTGGTTGCCAACATACAGGTCAAGCACTTCGCGGCTCTAACCAGTCAGGCGATGCCGAAACCCATATTGAAGATGCCGATGGGAGTGCCACGCACGATTCTCTGCGCCTTGCAGTTGGGATTGCTGGCCTCCTACCTCGCTTGCAGGAAGGACTAA
- the LOC6607412 gene encoding titin isoform X2 has protein sequence MAGKLKICIIGAEGWGSAIAAVVSNNVLEGDFDSRVHLYVYDEMIRDTALSEIINTRHENFKYLPGIKLPNNLIAMNDLLEAAQNADILVFSTPLEFVQSFCNILSGNVKESAFAVSMTKGLLSENGEGIELVSHAIRESLDIPCYSMMSAHSAMEMAQGKLCEVTIGCSDNSHSKLLIAAMQTNNCRVISVNDVDGVELCGTLTDVVALGAGFIDGLGLGENARLAAVHLGVKEIMRFIKTFFPSSKMSTFYESCGVANAVASSLVDRNVTFAKSLITSGQTIEEIEANLHSGRKLLGPMVASNVNAFLENGLMQHEFPLFTAIHLICKSEAPPELMVEALRNHPDLSSSILHLLKYEKDDLKTDQGLPKLRTALDRILAEAGNENFKQLKVMNDWTEVNDYDVEETYHEKVASQESCLETEIMPSRLSVQAARLYNDIREGNVGVAFKMDIDEGNRQVRLLLEKEDEMASDAAMTVISSRLSAGQEDDNVRMGHGHITNTSAESNHSKGIPSGLTTKDSPDVLDLSCESEPLHSAKQNSQQMEDAETNFTERLKVNQLKEQIDKQEAANFKAQENLIKSIRQTIQALGDKEKMENLIAKSKMEEDPFQLKSQVEGESSQLKSQVEGESSQLKSQVEGESLQLKSQMEEEAYEPRIQTEEEPSQIRSQLDEESAKLKSLMDEENRQLESEMQDERSLWKSSADKSEFVGYNAEEEQTIEEATDNQQYKLRSDSDKLKKLMFTDSGEPLESEKHIEMKLQDENDFDLDEEPAIGKKERTYTKENLELEEMLEWQKLKQTDKPHHLYSSAELEDSTTIEENSRLPIEHDDRFQNVDSYQDRELVQVRAENKEISGAESEKINLFSEQRPNQTQDEVNLRPHSDIKSGETGHHEWDWLMNNEKIDSDEKKFYANERMETLSESDQDKLQNLNYQLKEALQHDLDVMSASRSNESNEVLSEEDSNPEAAKTITEQPNNPTPNQIPAVPLPVTMPSKQSHIREGSPQFQNQPKSVPPPSPQTKPQSPKEQQPRRTNAPVEFGNKDEAMDPNESASDQEVPMRKKISKTEAVIEPVARDVSMPEPNESLHSKKESSPASLSKQESKRKQKMSLRKPSNDSDSVKTTSEFEKQRQIIENQKAQLERMSKKISVMRRGQDRRVSYKGHNPYSSDPDLESRPPMDTSFEKDRTGDYQGLGHQRRKVVVAPPFHPPINPRVRVPRPPFDGRDHEFHTMTTAPVDRHLAPAAKWSSMPTTLKLNRNSLVANIQVKHFAALTSQAMPKPILKMPMGVPRTILCALQLGLLASYLACRKD, from the exons ATGGCCGGAAAGTTGAAAATATGCATCATTGGGGCTGAGGGCTG GGGCTCGGCCATTGCCGCCGTCGTGAGCAACAATGTCTTGGAGGGAGACTTCGACAGCCGGGTGCATTTATATGTCTACGACGAAATGATTCGGGACACTGCCTTATCGGAGATCATAAACACTCGTCACGAAAATTTCAAGTATCTGCCTGGGATCAAGCTGCCCAATAACCTG ATCGCTATGAATGATCTTTTGGAAGCTGCCCAGAACGCAGATATTTTGGTATTTTCCACCCCGCTGGAGTTCGTGCAATCCTTCTGCAACATTCTGTCTGGTAATGTTAAGGAGTCGGCCTTTGCTGTTTCCATGACCAAAGGATTGTTGAGCGAGAATGGCGAGGGGATTGAGCTTGTATCGCACGCAATTCGCGAGAGTCTGGATATCCCGTGCTACTCCATGATGTCCGCACATAGTGCCATGGAGATGGCTCAGGGAAAGCTGTGTGAGGTGACCATCGGTTGCAGCGATAATTCTCATTCCAAGCTACTGATCGCTGCTATGCAAACCAATAACTGCAGAGTTATTTCTGTTAATGACGTTGACGGGGTGGAGCTGTGTGGAACGCTCACAGACGTCGTTGCCTTGGGAGCGGGTTTCATAGATGGTCTGGGTCTGGGTGAGAACGCACGGTTGGCAGCTGTTCACTTGGGTGTCAAGGAAATTATGCGGTTTATTAAGACGTTCTTTCCCTCCTCCAAAATGTCCACATTTTATGAGAGCTGTGGCGTGGCAAACGCGGTGGCTTCCAGCTTAG TCGATAGAAACGTCACATTTGCAAAGAGCCTAATAACATCAGGCCAAACCATTGAAGAAATAGAAGCAAACCTCCACAGTGGCCGCAAGCTTTTGGGCCCCATGGTGGCCAGCAATGTGAATGCATTTCTGGAGAATGGGCTTATGCAACACGA ATTTCCGCTTTTCACGGCCATCCATCTTATATGCAAAAGCGAGGCTCCGCCGGAACTGATGGTAGAAGCACTGAGAAACCACCCGGATCTAAG TTCATCAATTTTACATTTACTGAAATATGAAAAGGACGATCTAAAAACGGACCAAGGCCTGCCCAAATTGAGGACTGCTTTAGATAGGATATTGGCCGAGGCGGGAAACGAAAACTTTAAGCAACTCAAGGTTATGAACGACTGGACAGAAGTAAACGATTACGACGTCGAGGAGACGTACCATGAAAAAGTGGCGTCACAGGAATCATGTCTTGAGACCGAAATTATGCCAAGTCGTCTGAGTGTGCAAGCTGCACGGCTCTATAATGATATACGGGAGGGGAATGTTGGGGTGGCCTTTAAAATGGACATCGATGAAGGCAATCGGCAAGTTCGGCTCTTGCTAGAGAAGGAAGACGAAATGGCTAGCGATGCAGCCATGACAGTAATTTCATCAAGATTGTCTGCAGGCCAAGAGGATGACAATGTCAGGATGGGCCACGGACACATAACGAACACTTCCGCGGAATCCAATCATAGCAAAGGCATTCCCAGTGGCTTGACTACGAAGGATTCGCCTGATGTCCTGGATCTGAGTTGCGAATCCGAGCCACTGCATTCGGCAAAACAAAATAGCCAGCAGATGGAAGATGCGGAGACAAATTTCACGGAGCGTTTAAAAGTGAATCAACTGAAAGAGCAGATTGATAAACAAGAAGCGGCAAATTTTAAAGCACAAGAAAATCTTATAAAATCTATCAGACAAACAATTCAAGCTCTCGGTGATaaagaaaaaatggaaaacctaATCGCAAAAAGCAAAATGGAGGAGGACCCCTTCCAACTGAAAAGCCAAGTTGAAGGAGAGTCTTCGCAACTGAAAAGCCAAGTTGAAGGGGAGTCTTCGCAACTGAAAAGCCAAGTTGAAGGGGAGTCTTTGCAACTGAAAAGCCAAATGGAAGAGGAAGCTTATGAACCAAGAATTCAAACAGAGGAGGAACCATCCCAAATTAGAAGCCAACTAGATGAAGAATCTGCTAAACTAAAAAGCCTAATGGACGAAGAAAATAGGCAGCTTGAAAGTGAAATGCAGGACGAGAGAAGCCTATGGAAAAGTTCGGCAGATAAATCCGAATTTGTTGGATACAACGCGGAGGAAGAGCAAACCATTGAAGAAGCAACAGATAACCAGCAGTATAAATTAAGATCAGATTCTGATAAGCTTAAAAAACTTATGTTCACCGATTCCGGGGAGCCCTTGGAGTCCGAGAAGCACATTGAAATGAAACTTCAAGACGAAAACGACTTTGATCTGGATGAGGAGCCAGCTATAGGAAAAAAAGAGCGTACTTATACCAAAGAGAACTTGGAGCTCGAGGAGATGCTCGAGTGGCAAAAACTAAAGCAAACAGATAAACCCCACCATCTTTATTCTTCAGCGGAACTGGAAGATTCAACTACCATTGAAGAGAACTCCAGGCTTCCGATAGAGCATGACGATAGATTCCAGAATGTGGATAGCTATCAGGATAGAGAACTCGTTCAAGTAAGGGCTGAGAATAAAGAGATTAGCGGAGCCGAGAGCGAAAAGATCAACCTTTTCAGCGAGCAAAGGCCGAATCAAACCCAAGATGAGGTTAATTTGCGCCCCCACAGCGATATCAAGTCCGGGGAAACTGGCCACCACGAGTGGGATTGGCTAATGAACAATGAAAAGATCGATTCCGACGAGAAGAAGTTTTATGCCAACGAGCGGATGGAAACACTTAGCGAATCTGACCAGGATAAGCTGCAGAATCTTAACTATCAACTAAAGGAAGCCTTGCAGCATGATTTGGATGTGATGTCCGCAAGCAGGAGTAACGAATCAAATGAGGTGCTGTCCGAGGAGGACTCCAATCCAGAAGCTGCTAAGACAATTACGGAGCAACCAAATAACCCCACTCCAAACCAAATTCCCGCAGTCCCCTTGCCAGTAACAATGCCTAGTAAACAATCTCATATCCGCGAGGGCAGTCCACAGTTCCAGAATCAACCTAAATCTGTTCCACCACCCTCGCCACAAACAAAACCACAGTCGCCCAAGGAACAGCAGCCTCGCCGCACAAACGCACCCGTTGAATTTGGGAACAAGGACGAAGCCATGGACCCAAATGAGTCAGCATCTGATCAAGAAGTCCCTATGCGTAAAAAGATATCAAAAACTGAGGCCGTGATTGAACCAGTCGCTAGGGATGTCTCCATGCCCGAGCCAAATGAGTCTTTACATTCTAAGAAGGAATCTTCACCAGCTAGTCTAAGTAAGCAGGAAAGCAAAAGGAAGCAAAAAATGAGCTTAAGGAAGCCATCTAATGATTCAGATAGCGTTAAGACAACGAGCGAATTCGAGAAGCAACGTCAGATTATAGAAAACCAGAAGGCACAGCTGGAAAGAATGAGTAAGAAGATCAGCGTTATGCGACGAGGTCAGGATCGCCGCGTTAGCTACAAGGGTCATAACCCATACAGCTCTGACCCGGACCTGGAGTCTAGGCCACCGATGGACACCAGCTTCGAAAAGGACAGAACGGGGGATTACCAGGGACTGGGCCATCAGCGTCGCAAAGTAGTCGTGGCGCCGCCCTTCCATCCGCCTATCAATCCACGAGTACGCGTGCCACGACCACCTTTCGATGGACGGGATCATGAGTTCCACACGATGACTACCGCGCCAGTGGACAGACACCTTGCTCCGGCAGCTAAATGGTCGTCTATGCCCACGACTCTGAAGCTGAATCGCAACTCACTGGTTGCCAACATACAGGTCAAGCACTTCGCGGCTCTAACCAGTCAGGCGATGCCGAAACCCATATTGAAGATGCCGATGGGAGTGCCACGCACGATTCTCTGCGCCTTGCAGTTGGGATTGCTGGCCTCCTACCTCGCTTGCAGGAAGGACTAA
- the LOC6607414 gene encoding carbonic anhydrase 15, with protein sequence MHLPALDDFYQRLLFLLPFAANFRSTDFDYKSPERWPEKYPNCGGSEQSPIAISRRKAIPLNLPPLVFALYDEFFDELVTVRNSGHTVEFKVPTTIYGLRPYVTGGLLRDCYDAEAVHFHWGSPESKGSEHLLNGRRFDLEMHIVHRNTKYLNFEEAVKYSDGVTVLAVLFKVVRSGPFFYQPGLSEIFGSLLHLGNFNASYTVQERLSLGSLLGSLDRGNFYTYKGSLTTPPCSPVVQWHVFGEVLPISHQDLPKFWNLRDERSRPLLKNFRPLQSQENRLIFHRQHIVPLQQEHLQELIWL encoded by the exons ATTTCAGGTCGACTGATTTCGACTATAAGTCCCCGGAGAGGTGGCCGGAAAAATACCCAAATTGTGGTGGATCAGAACAGTCGCCCATTGCGATTAGCAGACGCAAGGCGATACCCCTTAACTTGCCGCCTCTGGTTTTCGCACTTTATGATGAGTTCTTCGATGAGCTGGTGACAGTTAGGAATAGTGGACACACAG TGGAATTTAAGGTTCCGACCACGATCTATGGCTTGCGGCCCTACGTAACAGGAGGTCTCTTGCGGGACTGCTACGATGCGGAGGCCGTGCACTTCCATTGGGGATCCCCCGAGAGCAAGGGCTCGGAGCACCTGCTCAATGGACGCCGCTTTGATCTGGAAATGCACATAGTCCATCGGAACACCAAGTATTTAAACTTTGAGGAGGCTGTTAAGTACAGCGATGGCGTTACTGTACTGGCGGTGCTCTTTAAGGTTGTTCGG TCGGGACCCTTCTTTTATCAGCCCGGACTCAGTGAAATCTTTGGTTCCCTCCTCCATTTGGGCAACTTTAATGCCAGCTACACTGTGCAGGAACGGCTCAGCCTTGGATCCTTGTTGGGATCCCTTGACAGGGGAAACTTTTACACGTACAAGGGCTCCCTAACGACGCCACCATGCTCACCGGTGGTTCAGTGGCACGTGTTCGGTGAGGTCCTTCCCATTTCGCACCAGGATCTGCCCAAATTCTGGAACCTCCGAGATGAGCGCAGTCGGCCGTTGCTAAAGAACTTCCGGCCACTACAATCGCAGGAGAATCGACTGATATTCCACCGTCAACATATAGTGCCGCTGCAGCAGGAGCACCTGCAAGAACTGATATGGCTATAG